The DNA sequence GGGTAAATAATATTCAGATTTTATCTGAGCTGAAGTCATACAATGCTTAATATCAGGAAAAACCAGTCTTTATAACAGCTGAATATATAGCaactaatgtttttgttttcattctgtgTTGCACAACTATCTTTTAAGAAAGTGcttcattgtattttaaatgtgctcaattgcagtttgaaaatagggccataaattaaaaaaacattttcaattctCTTAAACAGATGTCCAAGATAGTCTTGCCAGGAATGGAAAAGAGGTAGGTTCCTCTCCAAAGCATCTTGATAATGAGATAAGGCCCATGATGGTCTCTTCTCTCAGTGACATGTGAAATGTTTCCCAGTTCAACATAGTAAATGCAAAGAAGACATTGAAGGATAGCTTCTATTAAAAAAGGTACCGTTACACTAAGTTTTTTAACTGAGTGTTATCCCTAATGAGGAGATTATTGATGAATGTGAATAAAACTAGAAGTATTCCTCACGTATTATAGAACTGGATTTGTTGTCATTATGCTGAAAATTGACAAATGATAACTagaatattaatttttattgtacttaatttttttaatagacATCCTATCTGGTTTTGAGGCAATGTGTGATCATGTCTCATGCGAAAAGGAAAAGATTCTTTGTAATATATGCAGGAGAGGTCAAAGGGTATACATACTGAAAGAATCTATTTTTTCAGCAGTCAGTTTAAATTTAGTAATGGTCTATCACAAGCAACAGTAAAAATATGGCCCACTGTGAATTGGTAAATTAGTTTTTAAGTACTAAGTACTACGGTAATTAGTACTGAAGAATGCCTTTTCTCTGTATCCTACCTTAAAGTGCATGATTTGGAAATTTTAAGTCTGTGAAATAAGATCTTAATTCTCATTTAAATCATTTGTAAATTATGAGGTTTTCATTTACATAATTTTGAcgttgcaaaatatttttgtaacagacatatatatatataacaggatatcttttttttttaacttttaggCAAAAGGGACTAATTCTAAACTTGTCATCGGGTCTGGCAAAATTTCCCTGTCCACTGTACACCATATATTCAGCATCAAAGGTTTGTATTACatcattaatttttaatgttttttcagaGATTATCATATTGGGTAATGTTGCTCAGAGATCTGCTACTTCAGCAGTGTAAACCAGATGTCCAGGCTTTTGTTCACACTTTTTTCTATATACCAAAAAATCGTCCTTATATTGAAAGCCTCACAAGACGGTCTTTCAATACCAACGCAAACCAAAGTACCCAGTCTCCCTACACCAATCCTGTACACAAACGAACCCACTAACTAACCAATGTGAGAATGTGCCTTATAATTAGTCTAATTGTAACTAATTGTATTACTCTCAAGTGAACTGTATCAGTAGTTTTCAGGATCTTATTTAGCGATCTCTAGTGGCAGGCCCATGAAAATAACAGCCCTTCCATGGGATAGCCTGCCCCAGTAAGAACAAATGGAAAGCCACAAACAAGAGGAGATGATTCAGCACTACTGGTTCATTTGGTAGTGAGTAGTACTGATCCAATGAACTCATGCAATtagtttcttgaaggaagccagggtatcagctttaacgacatggctgggtagcatgTTCTagcctcccacaaccctttgcataaagaagtgcctgCTGTTCTTGATTTTCtgtgcacttccacatagtttccacttgtgtcttgtttcactgttgatgctGAAGAAGCCCACTGTGTTGCCTTTATCAGTGCTTTTGAGGACTTTGAGTATTTGTACCAGGCCCTGTCGtctgttcaaaactaaaaagattCAAGCCTTTAAGTTCTAAAGTATACAAGtgtatttattgaattttaaataacaaaGTTTGATTTTTGGTGTGAAAATAAGAGTATGGGATCTGTAGCAATTATATAAAAAGGAATGTTTGGGACATAACCAATTACCATATACACCAGTAGAAGGCAGACTGACATTTGTGATCAACTgtgaatgttattttatttttaaaaagccttctttcaaattattttctgttttattaggACATTCTCTTTTTAATCAGTGTATGTGCATGgttaaaagaaatgttacaTTTCTCTAACTTAAAGGAAGAGTAATTCAATACTTCATGCATGACGGTATATAGTAGTTAGACTTTTATATGAAAGAAGACCAGAAAGAATGTCTTATTTGAACATCACTTAAGTTTGACACTCCACTAATATTAATCTAAGATAAAAGCATTTCAACTTTGGCAGTTTCTAAGATATTAAAGGTACAAGGAGATAACTAGCATCATGTTATCAGAAGATAAGGTGAATTTGCTACATTGTCTAAGTGTTGTATTTCATCTTGTAAATGACTAGGTGTTTGTTGAAAGATTCTCAAGAGGGCTTCAAGCCGAATATAAATCAAAAGGAATTATCATTCAGGTAACAATAATTATGCAAATACACCTTGTaaattttacagtacatcagctaCAAAAGAGATCTGGGtgccaaatgttttatttgttccATTTCTTAGTATTGCTTTTAGAAACATTCTTAAGCTTGATGTAAGACATGATGCATGTTAAATTTGTCATACTTACGTGCTCAGTTTAGCAATGTTATACTTTTTTTGCCTGTGTTTTCTATTGTCTAAGACTTTTTCAAGGCTTTCCACTGAATCAAAATTGTCATTACACGCAATTTAAAAATCATGACTAAGCAATGCTTAAAAGCTGTTTTATGTCCAAAATGAAAAGGAATGTTGCACAATATTTACTTTCCTCTTTTAGAATGAAGCAAAAAAATcacttaaaatgtattactCAGTTACACCACTGGAAACAGTTTTGCTCACATTTCTATTTGCGTTTCCAGTCTGTCACTCCCTATGGGGTCTCTACTCCAATGACTCAACACCAGAGGCCTAACATAATAACCAAGACTGCGGAGGACTTTGTGAGGACATCTTTGAATTACATCTTGGCTGGAGACCAAACCTACGGGTGTATTCCTCATCAGATAttggtaacattttttaaacatttttagattATGCCTACTTTATGATTTAAATCTTATTCATATTTAACATCTCACTGTGAAGCAAGCAGTGGTACATGCACTAACCTCCTGgtttataacttttttttgtcaCTCTGGGCAGCATAGGACCACCCTTTCCTGCTGCTCTGGTTATTCCTCATGCAAACTTCAggcattttaaaaccaaagaTCCCTCTTAACACAATCTCAATTCCCCAAAAAGAAAAAGtagtaaaacaaaatcacaagaGCTCGACAGCTACCACTGTGCATCCCTAAtttaaagcttttcttttttgcaacatttccattttaaaacacattcttgtttattttgaatttattttaaatgtatttacccCTGTACtgctttgaatgttttttgttgttgttattttgtgTTGGAGAAAAGCAAAGGACActgtatttatttctgtttattgtgtatatatatgttTCAGGGATGGATAATGCAGACAATTCCATTACAGGTACTACACAGCAGTGTAGTGCAGGAGAAGTTCTTGGCATTTGTGAGACAAAGGGTGGGTGATCTCATATAATCTCATTCATATTATcgcaaataaaatgacaaaatgttgAATGAGTGAATGTTGTGAATTTCAAAAACGTTTATTGATATTAATTTTCTTAGGGATCAAAGTCcttatatacaggtatatacagtatactgtacatcactgatGTGTGCCATGCAAAATTGTTAATTGTCAGTAAGCATTAAGCTTTATCTTACATATTAAGTAAGGAAGCAGTATATTAAttttgccagcagctgtatcactcTGCAATTCACAACCAGTAACCCACTGAACCTCAGCAGGTGTGACTAGGTTATTTATATTATGGCTCATAGCCATCAGCTTCATTTGCAAAATGTTCCAAACTGTTATCAGAATGATTTTAAACACAATCCACTGACAATAGAGAATAAATCAGCAGGGTTTAACATGCATTGAAATTCCTCGATTGAGCATAAAAGATTTGATATATTccatttcctttgctttttcaacaaTACAATGTCAAAGCACAAGCAAACAATAGAGGGCCAAAGCAGAACACTTTGAGATGTTCCAAAGCAGAACGCTTACAACCACACAACTAAACACTTCATAACTGTACTTGGGGACTTGATTTAAAGGAACTGTTGATTTGCCTATAGAGATAAACCACTTGCTGCCACGACAGACTAATGGTAAATAGGGTAATTCTATGTATGATTGCAAAGTACAATACTGCTTGAAATGGGATTTTTCAAAGTTGAAGGATGTCCATGTCTGAAGGAATGTAAGGAAATCATTCTCATGTCACTTGACTTCGTAATTAGATTTGTAATAAAGACACTGGAATAATTAGTGTGGTTTTGTGGTCAAGATGAGTCAAGGATCATGTTCAGCTTCTGAGATCATTTTGTTAAGATGTAGAAATAGCACAAGTTCATCTTTGTTATTATTGGTGACAGAATTTGGACTGGGGAAAAAAGTGATACTGATTTTGACTAAATTTCACAAAATTAGTATAAAAGCCTTTAGTGACATTTACATGGGTAAATAATTGATCAAGTTGGGTAGTTCAAAACTTGGTAAGactgaaaaccacaagatccCCAGTAACAGGACAATAAACTCTTTGCATCAAAGACATCAAACAGTCTTTCCAAAACTGCC is a window from the Lepisosteus oculatus isolate fLepOcu1 chromosome 3, fLepOcu1.hap2, whole genome shotgun sequence genome containing:
- the hsd17b3 gene encoding 17-beta-hydroxysteroid dehydrogenase type 3 isoform X7, which gives rise to MNIVIISRTEDKLKKVAKEIEETTGQRVKVIVADFTKEDIYEHIAESIKELNVGVLVNNVGILSSKIPCRFLDTDDTDRVISNLINCNVKSLVKMSKIVLPGMEKRQKGLILNLSSGLAKFPCPLYTIYSASKVFVERFSRGLQAEYKSKGIIIQSVTPYGVSTPMTQHQRPNIITKTAEDFVRTSLNYILAGDQTYGCIPHQILGWIMQTIPLQVLHSSVVQEKFLAFVRQRVSENTSYHG
- the hsd17b3 gene encoding 17-beta-hydroxysteroid dehydrogenase type 3 isoform X5 translates to MDQRTLSQVGLMELEEPTQQSRTEDKLKKVAKEIEETTGQRVKVIVADFTKEDIYEHIAESIKELNVGVLVNNVGILSSKIPCRFLDTDDTDRVISNLINCNVKSLVKMSKIVLPGMEKRQKGLILNLSSGLAKFPCPLYTIYSASKVFVERFSRGLQAEYKSKGIIIQSVTPYGVSTPMTQHQRPNIITKTAEDFVRTSLNYILAGDQTYGCIPHQILGWIMQTIPLQVLHSSVVQEKFLAFVRQRVSENTSYHG
- the hsd17b3 gene encoding 17-beta-hydroxysteroid dehydrogenase type 3 isoform X6, which codes for MDQRTLSQVGLMELEEPTQQRTEDKLKKVAKEIEETTGQRVKVIVADFTKEDIYEHIAESIKELNVGVLVNNVGILSSKIPCRFLDTDDTDRVISNLINCNVKSLVKMSKIVLPGMEKRQKGLILNLSSGLAKFPCPLYTIYSASKVFVERFSRGLQAEYKSKGIIIQSVTPYGVSTPMTQHQRPNIITKTAEDFVRTSLNYILAGDQTYGCIPHQILGWIMQTIPLQVLHSSVVQEKFLAFVRQRVSENTSYHG
- the hsd17b3 gene encoding 17-beta-hydroxysteroid dehydrogenase type 3 isoform X4, producing the protein MIKNCPLRTFQSRVVTGGSDGIGRAYATELAKHGMNIVIISRTEDKLKKVAKEIEETTGQRVKVIVADFTKEDIYEHIAESIKELNVGVLVNNVGILSSKIPCRFLDTDDTDRVISNLINCNVKSLVKMSKIVLPGMEKRQKGLILNLSSGLAKFPCPLYTIYSASKVFVERFSRGLQAEYKSKGIIIQSVTPYGVSTPMTQHQRPNIITKTAEDFVRTSLNYILAGDQTYGCIPHQILGWIMQTIPLQVLHSSVVQEKFLAFVRQRVSENTSYHG